One Xenopus tropicalis strain Nigerian chromosome 8, UCB_Xtro_10.0, whole genome shotgun sequence genomic window carries:
- the LOC105945166 gene encoding butyrophilin subfamily 3 member A1 isoform X2: MACNMHKTMIAFFILWSLYKGSLSAKYKVVSAPSVVATLGSDVLLTSLLAPEMSGEKMEIRWFKPMYRPYVHLYINGKDDYTAQMPQFANRTELLKENITRGIFPLMIRNLTAQDSGKYYCYVESSDHHSMATVDFIVTVPCHPKTHSHKESGVRIPRDVSINQERQSQAQRSDSPKEGAVGSPPVISTIADDTVFCESDGWYPEPYLIWTDNEGNKVMPSMEKVFKDEKSLYQVISAIYLPPTSSNITCTVSSSLNQSKESSRQIRAVGSPPVISTITEDTVFCESDGWYPEPYLVWTDDEGNNIIPSMEKVSKDKKSLYQVISAIYLPPASSNITCTVSSSLNQSKQSSRQTIEMRPVTCRDQYSRYIVFCACLVVILMLLGYICFLLKRLVNGNL; encoded by the exons ATGGCATGTAACATGCATAAGACTATGATTGCTTTCTTCATCCTTTGGTCTCTGTATAAAGGGTCCCTTTCAG CTAAATATAAGGTTGTATCGGCACCATCAGTTGTTGCTACACTTGGGTCAGATGTGCTGTTAACTTCTCTCCTGGCTCCTGAGATGAGCGGAGAGAAGATGGAAATCCGTTGGTTTAAGCCTATGTACCGGCCCTATGTTCATCTTTATATTAATGGGAAAGATGATTACACAGCCCAGATGCCACAGTTTGCTAACAGAACAGAACTGCTAAAAGAGAACATCACTAGGGGAATTTTCCCTTTGATGATCCGTAACCTCACCGCtcaggattctgggaaatattattgttatgttgAGTCCAGTGACCATCACAGCATGGCAACAGTTGATTTCATTGTTACTG TTCCCTGCCACCCAAAAACTCACTCACATAAGGAAAGTGGAGTCAGGATACCCCGTGATGTGTCCATCAACCAAGAGAGACAGAGCCAGGCACAAAGATCAGACAGTCCAAAAGAAGGGG CTGTTGGATCTCCCCCTGTCATTTCCACAATTGCTGACGACACTGTGTTTTGTGAGTCCGATGGCTGGTACCCAGAACCGTATTTGATTTGGACAGATAATGAGGGGAACAAAGTAATGCCATCAATGGAAAAAGTTTTCAAAGACGAAAAGAGCTTGTATCAAGTTATTAGTGCTATTTACCTGCCGCCCACATCATCAAATATCACTTGCACTGTGTCCAGCTCTCTAAATCAGAGCAAGGAAAGCTCCAGGCAGATCAGAG CTGTTGGGTCTCCCCCTGTCATTTCCACAATTACTGAAGACACTGTGTTTTGTGAGTCCGATGGCTGGTACCCAGAACCCTATTTAGTTTGGACAGATGATGAAGGAAACAATATAATTCCATCAATGGAAAAAGTTTCCAAAGACAAAAAAAGCTTGTATCAAGTTATTAGTGCTATTTACCTGCCGCCTGCATCATCAAATATCACTTGCACTGTGTCCAGCTCTCTAAATCAGAGCAAGCAAAGCTCCAGGCAGACCATAG AAATGAGACCAGTAACCTGCAGGGATCAGTACAGTCGCTACATTGTATTCTGCGCTTGTCTGGTTGTTATACTGATGTTGCTTGGGTATATTTGCTTTCTGTTGAAGAGACTTG
- the LOC105945166 gene encoding selection and upkeep of intraepithelial T-cells protein 1 isoform X1 yields MACNMHKTMIAFFILWSLYKGSLSAKYKVVSAPSVVATLGSDVLLTSLLAPEMSGEKMEIRWFKPMYRPYVHLYINGKDDYTAQMPQFANRTELLKENITRGIFPLMIRNLTAQDSGKYYCYVESSDHHSMATVDFIVTVPCHPKTHSHKESGVRIPRDVSINQERQSQAQRSDSPKEGAVGSPPVISTIADDTVFCESDGWYPEPYLIWTDNEGNKVMPSMEKVFKDEKSLYQVISAIYLPPTSSNITCTVSSSLNQSKESSRQIRAVGSPPVISTITEDTVFCESDGWYPEPYLVWTDDEGNNIIPSMEKVSKDKKSLYQVISAIYLPPASSNITCTVSSSLNQSKQSSRQTIEMRPVTCRDQYSRYIVFCACLVVILMLLGYICFLLKRLGELQRNVNGNL; encoded by the exons ATGGCATGTAACATGCATAAGACTATGATTGCTTTCTTCATCCTTTGGTCTCTGTATAAAGGGTCCCTTTCAG CTAAATATAAGGTTGTATCGGCACCATCAGTTGTTGCTACACTTGGGTCAGATGTGCTGTTAACTTCTCTCCTGGCTCCTGAGATGAGCGGAGAGAAGATGGAAATCCGTTGGTTTAAGCCTATGTACCGGCCCTATGTTCATCTTTATATTAATGGGAAAGATGATTACACAGCCCAGATGCCACAGTTTGCTAACAGAACAGAACTGCTAAAAGAGAACATCACTAGGGGAATTTTCCCTTTGATGATCCGTAACCTCACCGCtcaggattctgggaaatattattgttatgttgAGTCCAGTGACCATCACAGCATGGCAACAGTTGATTTCATTGTTACTG TTCCCTGCCACCCAAAAACTCACTCACATAAGGAAAGTGGAGTCAGGATACCCCGTGATGTGTCCATCAACCAAGAGAGACAGAGCCAGGCACAAAGATCAGACAGTCCAAAAGAAGGGG CTGTTGGATCTCCCCCTGTCATTTCCACAATTGCTGACGACACTGTGTTTTGTGAGTCCGATGGCTGGTACCCAGAACCGTATTTGATTTGGACAGATAATGAGGGGAACAAAGTAATGCCATCAATGGAAAAAGTTTTCAAAGACGAAAAGAGCTTGTATCAAGTTATTAGTGCTATTTACCTGCCGCCCACATCATCAAATATCACTTGCACTGTGTCCAGCTCTCTAAATCAGAGCAAGGAAAGCTCCAGGCAGATCAGAG CTGTTGGGTCTCCCCCTGTCATTTCCACAATTACTGAAGACACTGTGTTTTGTGAGTCCGATGGCTGGTACCCAGAACCCTATTTAGTTTGGACAGATGATGAAGGAAACAATATAATTCCATCAATGGAAAAAGTTTCCAAAGACAAAAAAAGCTTGTATCAAGTTATTAGTGCTATTTACCTGCCGCCTGCATCATCAAATATCACTTGCACTGTGTCCAGCTCTCTAAATCAGAGCAAGCAAAGCTCCAGGCAGACCATAG AAATGAGACCAGTAACCTGCAGGGATCAGTACAGTCGCTACATTGTATTCTGCGCTTGTCTGGTTGTTATACTGATGTTGCTTGGGTATATTTGCTTTCTGTTGAAGAGACTTG
- the LOC105945166 gene encoding butyrophilin subfamily 3 member A1 isoform X3: MACNMHKTMIAFFILWSLYKGSLSAKYKVVSAPSVVATLGSDVLLTSLLAPEMSGEKMEIRWFKPMYRPYVHLYINGKDDYTAQMPQFANRTELLKENITRGIFPLMIRNLTAQDSGKYYCYVESSDHHSMATVDFIVTAVGSPPVISTIADDTVFCESDGWYPEPYLIWTDNEGNKVMPSMEKVFKDEKSLYQVISAIYLPPTSSNITCTVSSSLNQSKESSRQIRAVGSPPVISTITEDTVFCESDGWYPEPYLVWTDDEGNNIIPSMEKVSKDKKSLYQVISAIYLPPASSNITCTVSSSLNQSKQSSRQTIEMRPVTCRDQYSRYIVFCACLVVILMLLGYICFLLKRLGELQRNVNGNL, from the exons ATGGCATGTAACATGCATAAGACTATGATTGCTTTCTTCATCCTTTGGTCTCTGTATAAAGGGTCCCTTTCAG CTAAATATAAGGTTGTATCGGCACCATCAGTTGTTGCTACACTTGGGTCAGATGTGCTGTTAACTTCTCTCCTGGCTCCTGAGATGAGCGGAGAGAAGATGGAAATCCGTTGGTTTAAGCCTATGTACCGGCCCTATGTTCATCTTTATATTAATGGGAAAGATGATTACACAGCCCAGATGCCACAGTTTGCTAACAGAACAGAACTGCTAAAAGAGAACATCACTAGGGGAATTTTCCCTTTGATGATCCGTAACCTCACCGCtcaggattctgggaaatattattgttatgttgAGTCCAGTGACCATCACAGCATGGCAACAGTTGATTTCATTGTTACTG CTGTTGGATCTCCCCCTGTCATTTCCACAATTGCTGACGACACTGTGTTTTGTGAGTCCGATGGCTGGTACCCAGAACCGTATTTGATTTGGACAGATAATGAGGGGAACAAAGTAATGCCATCAATGGAAAAAGTTTTCAAAGACGAAAAGAGCTTGTATCAAGTTATTAGTGCTATTTACCTGCCGCCCACATCATCAAATATCACTTGCACTGTGTCCAGCTCTCTAAATCAGAGCAAGGAAAGCTCCAGGCAGATCAGAG CTGTTGGGTCTCCCCCTGTCATTTCCACAATTACTGAAGACACTGTGTTTTGTGAGTCCGATGGCTGGTACCCAGAACCCTATTTAGTTTGGACAGATGATGAAGGAAACAATATAATTCCATCAATGGAAAAAGTTTCCAAAGACAAAAAAAGCTTGTATCAAGTTATTAGTGCTATTTACCTGCCGCCTGCATCATCAAATATCACTTGCACTGTGTCCAGCTCTCTAAATCAGAGCAAGCAAAGCTCCAGGCAGACCATAG AAATGAGACCAGTAACCTGCAGGGATCAGTACAGTCGCTACATTGTATTCTGCGCTTGTCTGGTTGTTATACTGATGTTGCTTGGGTATATTTGCTTTCTGTTGAAGAGACTTG